A genomic region of Trifolium pratense cultivar HEN17-A07 linkage group LG3, ARS_RC_1.1, whole genome shotgun sequence contains the following coding sequences:
- the LOC123913180 gene encoding disease resistance protein RUN1-like, which yields MERMSSSSSSSSTFNLNSHQWKYDVFINFRGEDTRKNLVSHLYAALLNAGINTFLDDEKLKKGWEVEPELLRAIQGSQICLVIFSEHYTQSSWCLVELVKIMEHRRSNNNGPVVIPIFYHVDPSVVRRQGGDFGKALEAITKRIQPEKERQELLRTWKRALNQAANISGWDSSTFRSENELVNKIVDEVRRKVENTFLPNTEFPVGLDSRVDQVFMSIENQSSKVSMVGIWGMGGLGKTTTAKGIYNKIHRKFVHRSFIENIRQTCESDKGYIRLQQQLLSDLFKTKEKIHNIASGTAIINKRISEKKVLIVLDDVTKEQQVKALCGNPKCLGLGSVLIVTTRDAHILRRLEVDCVCTAEEMNENESLELFSWHAFRSASPRANFSELSQNVVNYCGGLPLAVEVLGSYLYKRTKEEWKSVLSILEKIPNDEVQEKLRISYDGLTDDTKKAIFLDVCCFFIGKDRDYVTEILNGCGLFADIGIAVLIERSLLKVEKNNKLGMHDLIRDMGREIVRESSKEDPGERSRLWFQEDVHDVLTKNTGTQKVEGLILNLQRKGRYSFNANVFRQMKNMRLLQLDCVGLTGDFGHLSKQLRWVNWQRSTFNCIPNDFYLGNLVVLELKYSHIKQIWKETKLLDKLKILNLSHSKYLKSTPDFSKLPNLEKLIMKDCPSLSEVHPSIGVLKNLLLINVKDCTSLGNLPREIYQLISVKTLILDGCSKIDKLEEDIVQMTSLTTLVAANTGVKQAPFSIVRSKSILYISLCGYEGLSRDIFPSLIWSWMSPTMNSLPHTPPTSLDVESTNVVLSYQSTMHSSSSEYRSVTVQCQSAIQLIQKLSSFVDGLYGAKLTESETSHASDISDLSLKSLLVTMGSCNIVVDALDKSLSQGLTTNDSSDSFLPGDNYPSWLAYKSEGPSVRFQVPEDSDDCLKGITFYVVYSSAPENMEPECLTSILIINYTKFTLHIHKRDTIMSSNDEDWQNVVSNLAVGDSVGIFVAFGHGLTVKKTVVYLIYGQSKAMQINPSITLEVEPSSEIQMEPLPELEVQPSSNVKREPPPEDEVQPSPDVKMEPSLVVKNEPLPELEVQPSSNVKREPSPDVKMEVEPSLVVKNEQLPKRNKNIFARLSKRVGECLRLN from the exons ATGGAAAGGAtgtcttcatcatcttcatcatcatcaacctTCAATTTGAATTCTCATCAATGGAAGTATGATGTGTTCATAAATTTCAGAGGGGAAGACACGCGCAAGAACTTGGTTTCACATCTATATGCTGCTCTATTAAACGCCGGAATCAACACTTTTCTTGACGATGAAAAGCTTAAAAAGGGATGGGAAGTAGAGCCAGAACTATTGCGAGCAATTCAAGGTTCTCAAATATGCTTAGTTATTTTCTCAGAACACTACACTCAATCTAGTTGGTGTCTTGTTGAACTGGTGAAAATCATGGAACACCGCAGAAGTAATAATAATGGTCCAGTGGTTATACCCATATTTTACCATGTTGACCCATCTGTCGTTCGTCGTCAAGGGGGTGATTTTGGAAAAGCTTTGGAAGCTATTACCAAAAGAATTCAACCAGAAAAAGAGAGGCAAGAACTTTTGCGGACGTGGAAGCGTGCTCTCAATCAAGCTGCAAATATTTCAGGATGGGATTCCAGCACTTTCAG GAGTGAAAATGAACTAGTGAATAAAATTGTTGACGAAGTTCGGAGAAAGGTGGAAAACACATTCTTACCCAATACGGAATTCCCAGTTGGACTAGACTCCCGTGTGGACCAAGTGTTTATGTCGATTGAAAATCAATCAAGCAAAGTTTCTATGGTAGGGATCTGGGGAATGGGTGGGTTGGGTAAAACTACCACAGCCAAAGGCATCTACAATAAAATTCATCGCAAATTTGTCCATAGAAGTTTCATTGAGAATATTAGACAAACTTGCGAATCAGATAAAGGGTATATTCGGTTACAGCAACAACTTCTTTCAGATCTCTTCAAAACAAAGGAGAAGATACACAACATTGCATCGGGGACAGCTATTATCAACAAAAGAATCTCTGAAAAAAAGGTGCTCATTGTACTCGATGATGTGACCAAAGAACAGCAAGTTAAAGCTCTATGTGGAAATCCTAAATGCTTAGGTTTGGGAAGTGTACTCATTGTTACAACAAGGGATGCACACATACTTAGGAGACTTGAAGTTGACTGTGTCTGTACAGCAGAAGAAATGAACGAAAACGAGTCCCTTGAGCTTTTTAGTTGGCATGCTTTTAGAAGCGCGTCTCCAAGAGCAAATTTCAGTGAACTCTCCCAAAATGTAGTTAATTACTGTGGAGGATTACCCCTGGCTGTGGAAGTCCTCGGATCTTACTTATATAAAAGGACAAAAGAAGAATGGAAAAGTGTGCTATCAATATTAGAAAAAATTCCCAATGATGAAGTGCAAGAGAAACTGAGAATAAGCTATGATGGTTTAACGGATGACACGAAAAAGGCTATATTTCTTGATGTATGTTGTTTCTTTATTGGCAAGGACAGAGACTATGTTACCGAGATACTAAATGGGTGTGGACTTTTTGCTGATATTGGAATTGCTGTCCTCATAGAGCGGAGCCTTCTAAAAGTTGAAAAGAATAACAAGCTTGGAATGCATGATTTAATAAGAGACATGGGAAGAGAAATTGTTCGTGAAAGTTCAAAAGAAGATCCTGGGGAGCGTAGTCGGTTGTGGTTTCAGGAGGATGTACATGATGTTTTAACAAAGAATACG GGAACACAAAAAGTTGAGGGATTGATTTTGAACTTGCAAAGAAAAGGTAGATATAGCTTCAATGCCAATGTTTTCCGGCAGATGAAGAACATGAGACTTTTGCAACTTGATTGTGTTGGCCTAACTGGAGATTTTGGACATCTTTCCAAACAATTGAGATGGGTCAATTGGCAACGATCTACCTTCAACTGTATACCCAATGACTTTTATCTAGGGAATCTAGTTGTTCTTGAATTAAAATATAGCCATATTAAACAAATTTGGAAGGAAACCAAG TTGTTGGACAAGCTAAAAATACTGAATCTCAGTCATTCCAAGTACTTGAAAAGCACCCCTGACTTTTCAAAATTACCGAATCTAGAAAAGCTCATTATGAAGGATTGTCCAAGTTTGTCCGAGGTGCACCCGTCCATTGGAGTTCTTAAGAATCTTCTTCTGATAAATGTGAAGGACTGTACAAGTCTTGGCAATCTACCAAGGGAGATCTATCAGTTGATATCCGTGAAAACACTCATTCTTGATGGTTGTTCAAAGATTGACAAATTGGAAGAAGATATAGTGCAAATGACATCCTTGACAACTTTAGTTGCAGCAAATACTGGCGTAAAACAAGCACCCTTTTCCATAGTTAGATCAAAAAGCATTTTGTATATATCCCTATGTGGATATGAAGGATTATCACGTGATATTTTTCCTTCTCTCATTTGGTCTTGGATGTCACCAACAATGAATTCCTTACCACATACTCCCCCCACTTCCTTGGATGTAGAGAGTACTAATGTGGTTTTGAGTTATCAATCAACAATGCACAGTAGTTCTTCAGAATATAGAAGTGTTACGGTACAATGCCAATCGGCGATTCaactaattcaaaaattaaGTAGTTTTGTTGATGGTCTATATGGTGCAAAGCTTACTGAATCGGAAACATCACATGCATCAGATATCTCGGATCTTTCCTTGAAATCTCTTTTGGTTACAATGGGAAGTTGCAACATAGTCGTCGATGCTCTTGACAAGAGCTTATCGCAG GGATTGACAACCAATGATTCTAGTGATTCTTTCCTTCCGGGTGACAATTACCCTTCGTGGTTAGCTTATAAAAGTGAAGGACCTTCAGTGCGTTTTCAAGTGCCCGAGGACAGTGATGATTGCTTGAAGGGAATAACTTTTTATGTTGTTTATTCATCTGCACCCGAAAACATGGAACCTGAATGTCTCACTAGtattttgatcattaattacacaaaattcACTCTCCATATACACAAGCGAGACACAATAATGTCATCTAACGATGAAGATTGGCAGAATGTTGTATCAAATTTAGCAGTTGGGGACAGTGTGGGGATTTTTGTAGCTTTTGGACATGGATTGACCGTTAAGAAGACAGTTGTCTACCTAATATATGGCCAGTCAAAGGCTATGCAAATTAATCCATCAATTACTTTGGAAGTTGAACCATCTAGTGAAATTCAGATGGAGCCATTACCTGAATTGGAAGTGCAACCATCATCTAATGTGAAAAGGGAGCCACCACCTGAAGATGAAGTTCAGCCATCACCTGATGTGAAGATGGAGCCATCACTTGTCGTCAAGAATGAGCCATTACCTGAACTGGAAGTGCAACCATCGTCTAATGTGAAAAGGGAGCCATCACCTGATGTGAAGATGGAGGTGGAGCCATCACTTGTTGTCAAGAATGAGCAATTACCgaagagaaataaaaatatatttgcaaGACTTTCAAAGAGAGTGGGAGAATGTTTACGCTTGAACTAG
- the LOC123913181 gene encoding putative disease resistance RPP13-like protein 1, whose protein sequence is MAAQHSVGGAFLSSVFQEIHRRLALTRYYRNYYDEEVAKKLEITLSSINEVLDDAETKQYQNPDVKKWLDDLQHEVYELEQLLDLISTDALQRKGTVQRFVSGFIKRSPYKVLLQRLQFLAWQKVILGLQEEATRDNHVWENLSTTRSLVDESSIYGRYHEKEEIIHFLLANSDNDNQVSIISILGLGGMGKTTLAQLVFNDHRMTEQFEIKAWANVSESFDLVGLTQSILWSFQSFQSHNEDLEILQHQLQQCLTGKRYLLVLDDIWSKDGNMWEHLLLPFSRGSSQGKVIVTTRDKEVASIMGSTRLLHLKQLEESDSWSLFVKDAFLGRNVDQYPNLELIGKKIVEKCGGVPLALKTLGIILQTKLSQSEWVEILETDWWHLPKSNSNINSILRLSYLNLPSNVKRCFAYCSIFPKGYEFDKGELIKLWMADGLLKCWGRHNSEEELGNEFFNHLVSISFFQQSVMPTRTGKYYFIMHNIVNDLAKSVSGESRLRIEGDNVQDIPERTRHIWCCLDLKDGDRKLEHISKIEGLHGLMVEAQGYGDQRFKISTNVQQNLFSRLKYLRMLSFSGCNLLELADEIRNLKLLRYLDLSYTEITSLPNSICMLYNLHTLLLQHCFKLTELPSEFYKLINLRYLNLEGTRMKKMPMKIGRLNNLQMLTDFVVGEQCGFDIKQFAELNHLQGRLQISGLENVIDPADAVAANLEDKQHLEELSMSYGEWREMDGLITTSHASVLEALQPNRKLMRLTIKSYRDSSLPNWLGDRHLPNLVSLELLGCKLRSQMPPLGQFPSLKKLCISGCDGIKIIGTEFYGSNSSNVPFRSLETLRFEHMSEWKEWLCLECFPLLQELCIKHCHKLKSALPQHLPSLQKLEIIDCELLEASIPKADNISELELKRCDEILINELPSSLKKVFLCGTRVIQSSLEKIILNSAFLEELEVVDFFCPNLEWSSLDFLSCNYLHTLTMTCWHASSLPFALHLFTNLNSLVLYDSPWLESFFGRQLPSNLSSLRIERCPKLMASREEWGLSQLKSLKQFSVSDDFEILESFSEDGLLPTTINSLELINCSNLRIINYNCLLHLTSLEYLYIEDCPCLESLPEEGLPSSLSTLSIHDCPLIKQLYQKEGGERWRTISHIPSVTIS, encoded by the coding sequence ATGGCAGCACAGCATTCTGTTGGTGGGGCATTTCTATCGTCTGTGTTTCAAGAGATTCACCGGAGGTTAGCTTTAACAAGATATTACAGAAACTACTACGATGAAGAGGTGGCGAAAAAGCTAGAAATCACACTGAGTTCTATCAATGAAGTTCTGGATGATGCAGAGACAAAGCAGTATCAAAACCCAGATGTGAAGAAATGGCTTGATGATCTCCAACATGAGGTATACGAATTAGAGCAACTACTGGATCTGATTTCTACTGATGCTCTGCAACGAAAGGGCACAGTACAACGCTTTGTTTCAGGTTTTATAAAACGATCTCCATATAAAGTATTGCTACAGAGGCTACAGTTTCTTGCATGGCAAAAGGTTATATTAGGACTTCAAGAAGAAGCAACTCGTGATAATCATGTATGGGAGAATCTATCAACTACTAGATCTTTGGTGGATGAATCTTCCATATATGGTAGATATCATGAGAAAGAGGAAATAATCCATTTTTTACTTGCAAATAGTGACAATGACAACCAGGTATCCATAATAAGTATATTGGGTCTGGGTGGGATGGGTAAGACAACCCTTGCCCAGCTAGTTTTCAATGACCACAGGATGACGGAGCAATTCGAAATTAAAGCTTGGGCCAATGTTTCGGAATCTTTTGATCTTGTTGGTCTCACCCAATCAATTCTCTGGTCCTTTCAATCATTTCAATCCCATAATGAAGACTTGGAAATACTCCAACATCAATTGCAACAGTGTCTAACGGGCAAGAGATATTTGCTTGTTCTAGATGATATTTGGAGCAAAGATGGGAATATGTGGGAGCATTTACTACTTCCTTTTAGCCGTGGATCTTCTCAAGGTAAGGTCATCGTCACAACGCGTGATAAGGAAGTAGCATCAATCATGGGATCCACGCGCCTACTTCATTTAAAGCAATTGGAGGAGAGTGACTCTTGGAGTTTATTTGTGAAAGATGCTTTTCTAGGTAGGAATGTCGATCAATATCCAAATCTTGAATTGATAGGCAAGAAAATAGTAGAAAAGTGTGGAGGGGTGCCTTTAGCTCTGAAAACATTGGGGATTATCTTGCAAACAAAATTATCTCAATCTGAATGGGTTGAGATATTGGAGACTGATTGGTGGCATTTACCCAAGAGTAACAGCAACATTAACTCCATACTGAGATTGAGTTACCTTAACCTCCCTTCCAATGTGAAACGTTGTTTTGCTTATTGTTCTATATTTCCCAAGGGCTATGAGTTTGACAAGGGTGAATTAATCAAGCTTTGGATGGCAGACGGTTTGCTCAAGTGTTGGGGAAGACACAATAGCGAAGAAGAGTTAGGTAATGAGTTCTTCAATCATCTAGTGTCGATATCATTTTTCCAACAATCAGTAATGCCAACACGGACTGGTAAGTACTACTTCATCATGCATAATATTGTCAATGATTTGGCGAAATCAGTTTCAGGAGAATCCCGCTTACGAATAGAGGGTGACAATGTGCAAGATATCCCTGAAAGGACGCGTCACATCTGGTGCTGCCTTGATTTGAAAGACGGTGATAGAAAACTAGAGCATATTAGTAAAATTGAGGGACTGCACGGTTTAATGGTAGAAGCACAGGGCTATGGTGACCAACGCTTTAAGATAAGCACCAATGTGCagcaaaatttgttttcaagacTAAAATATTTGCGGATGTTGTCTTTCTCTGGTTGCAATCTCTTAGAACTAGCTGATGAAATAAGAAATTTAAAGCTTTTGCGCTATCTAGACCTTTCTTACACTGAGATTACAAGCTTACCTAATTCCATTTGTATGCTGTATAATTTGCATACACTCTTATTGCAACATTGTTTTAAACTGACTGAGCTCCCTTCAGAGTTTTACAAACTCATCAATTTACGTTATCTTAATTTGGAAGGCACTCGTATGAAAAAGATGCCAATGAAGATAGGAAGGTTAAACAATCTTCAGATGCTGACTGATTTTGTTGTGGGAGAGCAGTGTGGATTTGATATTAAGCAGTTCGCGGAACTCAACCATCTTCAAGGAAGGCTTCAAATTTCTGGGTTGGAAAATGTCATTGATCCAGCAGATGCCGTGGCAGCAAATTTGGAAGATAAGCAACATTTAGAAGAATTAAGTATGTCATACGGTGAATGGAGAGAAATGGATGGCTTAATAACGACATCACATGCCTCTGTCTTGGAGGCTCTTCAACCAAATAGAAAGCTCATGAGGCTCACCATCAAAAGCTACAGAGACAGCAGCTTACCAAATTGGCTTGGGGATCGTCATTTACCCAATTTAGTATCTCTTGAATTGTTGGGATGTAAACTTCGTTCCCAGATGCCACCACTTGGGCAGTTCCCCTCTCTCAAGAAGCTTTGCATTTCAGGCTGTGATGGAATAAAGATCATTGGTACAGAGTTTTACGGCTCTAATTCATCAAATGTTCCATTTAGATCACTTGAAACTTTGCGGTTTGAGCACATGTCTGAATGGAAGGAATGGTTATGTCTTGAATGTTTCCCATTGCTTCAAGAGCTTTGTATAAAACATTGTCACAAGTTGAAAAGTGCCCTGCCTCAACACCTTCCTTCTTTGCAAAAATTGGAGATTATTGATTGCGAATTGTTGGAGGCTTCAATTCCCAAGGCTGATAATATCAGTGAGCTAGAACTAAAGAGATGTGATGAAATTTTGATAAATGAATTGCCATCCAGCTTGAAAAAGGTCTTTCTTTGTGGAACTCGGGTCATTCAATCTTCACTAGAGAAAATTATATTGAACAGTGCCTTTCTTGAAGAGTTGGAAGTTGTAGACTTCTTTTGTCCAAATCTAGAATGGTCATCTTTGGATTTTCTTAGCTGTAATTATCTTCACACTCTAACTATGACATGTTGGCACGCTTCATCCTTGCCTTTTGCACTACACTTGTTCACCAATCTTAATTCTCTCGTGTTGTATGATAGTCCATGGCTGGAATCGTTTTTCGGGAGGCAGTTGCCTTCCAACTTATCCAGCCTCAGAATAGAAAGATGCCCTAAATTGATGGCTTCGAGAGAGGAGTGGGGTTTGTCACAACTCAAGTCTCTGAAACAATTCAGTGTTAGTGATGATTTTGAAATCTTGGAGTCCTTTTCGGAGGATGGTTTGCTGCCAACAACTATAAACTCTCTTGAATTGATAAACTGTTCGAACCTAAGAATAATAAACTACAATTGTCTTCTCCACCTCACTTCACTTGAATATCTATATATTGAAGACTGCCCTTGTCTTGAAAGCTTACCAGAGGAGGGTCTACCCAGCTCCCTTTCTACTTTGTCCATTCATGATTGTCCATTAATTAAGCAGCTGTACCAAAAGGAGGGAGGCGAGCGTTGGCGTACAATTAGTCACATCCCTTCTGTGACAATTTCCTGA